From Bacteroidota bacterium, the proteins below share one genomic window:
- a CDS encoding aldo/keto reductase has product MQKVVLNNGVEMPILGFGVYQVTNLEECERSVLDALETGYRLIDTAAAYQNEEAVGRAIKKSGIAREELFITTKLWIQDAGYESAKKAFVKSLKKLQLDYLDLYLIHQPFGDVYGAWRAMEELYREGKIRAIGVSNFQPDRLMDLMVFNKVIPAVNQIETHPFNQQIETQKFLKENNIQIESWGPFAEGKNNIFKNELLVSIAGKYKKSVAQVILRWLTQRGVVAIPKSVHKERMIENFNIFDFELSPEEMASIVTLDTKVSSFFDHRNPDMVKWLGTVKFDI; this is encoded by the coding sequence ATGCAGAAAGTCGTTTTAAACAATGGCGTGGAGATGCCCATTTTAGGATTTGGCGTTTATCAGGTAACAAACCTTGAAGAATGCGAAAGAAGTGTTTTGGATGCTTTAGAAACCGGTTACCGTCTGATTGATACGGCTGCAGCTTATCAAAATGAAGAGGCTGTGGGTCGTGCCATTAAAAAAAGCGGAATTGCCAGGGAGGAACTCTTTATTACCACTAAACTATGGATACAGGATGCTGGTTACGAAAGTGCAAAGAAGGCTTTCGTAAAGTCGTTGAAAAAGTTACAACTTGACTATCTGGATTTGTATTTAATTCATCAACCGTTTGGGGATGTTTATGGTGCGTGGCGGGCCATGGAAGAATTATACCGGGAAGGCAAGATCAGAGCTATCGGCGTTAGCAACTTCCAACCAGACAGATTAATGGATCTAATGGTTTTTAATAAAGTGATTCCTGCCGTCAATCAGATTGAAACACATCCCTTTAATCAACAAATTGAAACCCAAAAATTCTTGAAAGAGAACAATATCCAGATTGAATCCTGGGGTCCATTTGCGGAAGGTAAAAATAATATCTTCAAGAATGAGCTGTTGGTTTCCATTGCCGGCAAATACAAGAAATCTGTTGCCCAGGTTATTCTGCGATGGCTGACTCAAAGAGGAGTGGTTGCGATTCCAAAATCGGTACATAAGGAAAGAATGATTGAAAACTTCAACATTTTCGATTTTGAATTAAGTCCTGAAGAAATGGCCTCAATTGTAACACTCGATACTAAAGTCAGTAGCTTTTTCGATCATCGTAATCCGGATATGGTAAAATGGCTTGGTACGGTCAAATTTGATATTTAG
- a CDS encoding flavodoxin encodes MLLLASMGVQAQTTSKAKKVLVVYYSYSGNTRVIAKQIQKGTGGDIFEIQTVNAYPKDYNAVVDQAKKEVNSNYKPTLRTKVQDIRKYDVIFVGSPCWWSTIAPPVRTFLTSYNLSGKTIIPFMTHEGSGMGQSEADIRKLCPKSTVLNGLPIRGGQVKDAEGEVMRWLKKIGMIKK; translated from the coding sequence ATGCTGCTGCTTGCAAGCATGGGCGTGCAAGCTCAAACAACCTCAAAGGCAAAGAAGGTTTTGGTAGTCTACTATTCTTATAGTGGCAACACGCGGGTAATCGCGAAACAAATCCAGAAAGGAACAGGGGGAGACATTTTCGAAATCCAGACCGTTAATGCCTATCCGAAAGATTACAATGCAGTGGTGGATCAGGCTAAAAAAGAAGTGAATTCGAACTACAAACCTACCCTGAGAACAAAAGTGCAGGACATCAGAAAATATGATGTAATTTTTGTCGGCTCGCCCTGCTGGTGGTCCACCATTGCACCGCCCGTGCGAACGTTTTTGACCAGTTACAATCTGTCGGGAAAGACCATCATCCCGTTCATGACGCATGAGGGCAGTGGCATGGGGCAAAGTGAAGCAGATATCAGGAAACTTTGTCCGAAGTCGACCGTGCTAAATGGACTTCCCATCCGGGGCGGTCAGGTGAAGGACGCCGAAGGCGAAGTTATGAGATGGTTGAAGAAGATTGGAATGATAAAAAAATAA
- a CDS encoding flavodoxin: MANSKSLIAYFSRKGNNYVGGRIVNLPVGNTEVVAKKIQKLTGSDMFQIKTVEVYPEDYMEATNVAQEELVGNARPELTGTVKDMDSYDVIYLGYPNWWGTMPMAVCTFLESYDFSGKTIIPYCTHEGSGLGRSERDIKKLCPNAKVLPGLAIRGDSVSSADKMLELWLKKKD; this comes from the coding sequence ATGGCAAATTCAAAAAGTCTTATCGCTTATTTTTCACGTAAGGGAAATAATTATGTGGGAGGCAGAATTGTAAACCTGCCGGTTGGAAATACAGAAGTTGTTGCAAAGAAAATACAGAAATTGACGGGAAGCGATATGTTTCAAATTAAAACTGTAGAAGTTTATCCCGAAGATTACATGGAGGCAACCAATGTAGCGCAGGAAGAACTGGTTGGAAATGCCAGACCTGAGCTTACCGGCACAGTAAAGGATATGGATTCTTATGACGTGATTTATCTCGGGTATCCCAATTGGTGGGGAACGATGCCTATGGCGGTATGTACGTTTCTAGAGTCTTATGATTTTTCAGGGAAGACCATTATTCCATATTGCACTCATGAAGGCAGTGGGCTGGGACGTAGCGAACGCGATATTAAGAAACTTTGTCCAAATGCAAAGGTTTTGCCCGGTTTAGCGATTCGAGGCGATTCTGTTTCCAGTGCAGACAAAATGCTGGAACTTTGGTTGAAGAAAAAAGATTAA